The genomic segment GAGAGCGATGCCACACAGCTCCTCCAGGTCATGAAGACGCTGGCCGGCAAGGGCCTCGGCATCCTGTTCATCACCCACCGGCTCGACGAGGTGATGGACGTCGCCGACGACATCACCGTGCTGCGCGATGGCGAGGTCGTCGGGCGGCTCGACCCCAAGCGCACCTCGGTCGCGCAGATCGCCGAGCTCATGGTCGGACGAGCGGCCGCGATCGCACATCCGGGCATCCGCGCCGGCGCGAAGGTCGGCACGCCCGCCCTCGAAGTGCGCGACTTCTCGGTGCGCATGCCGGGCGAGCGCGTGGAATCGGTCAGCTTCGAGCTGCGCAAGGGGGAGATCCTGGGTCTCGCCGGACTCGCCGGCCACGGCAAGATCGGAATCGCCAACGGCCTCATGGGGCTCTTCCCGGCGCGCGGCGAGGTGAAGAAGGACGGCCGTCCGCTTCCGCTCAACGATCCGCGCGCGGCGATCCAGAGCCGGCTGGCCTTCGTCTCGGAGGATCGGCGTGGCGTCGGCATCCTTCCCGACGAGAGCATCGAGCTGAACATCGCGCTCACCGCGATCGAGGCCCAGGGACGGTTTCTGCGCGAAGGGCCTTTCGAGCCCTTCCGGCTGCTCGACGGGCGCCACGTGCGCCGCCACGCGCACGAGATGATCCGCGCGCTCGACATCCGCTGCACCGGGCCCAAGCAGCACGTGCGACGGCTCTCGGGCGGCAACCAGCAGAAGGTGTGCCTCGCGCGGGCGATGACGCTCGAGCCCGACACGTTGATGGTGTCCGAGCCGACGCGCGGAATCGACGTCGGCGCCAAGGAGCGCGTGCTCGAGCTGCTGCGGCAGCTCAACCGCGACCGCGGACTCTCGCTGCTCGTCACCTCCTCGGAGCTGGCCGAGCTTCGCTCCATCTGCGACCGCATCGCGGTGGTCTACCACGGGAAGATCGAGGCGATTCTCGCTCCGGATGCGAGCGACGTGGAGTTCGGACTCGCCATGTCGGGCGAGCTCCAGTCCGGGGCCAAGCCGTGACCGAGACCGTGACGGCCGCGACGCATCCATCACCCGAGGAGCGTGTGCCGTTCTCGGTCGCGGTCCGCGAATGGGTGGCCGAGATCGGCATCCCGCGGCTCCTCATCTTCCTCTTCCTGATCGCGCTGCTCGTGACCGCGGTGATCACGCGCATGGACCTGGCCTCGCTGCTCACCGATTCGCTGGTCCGTGCCGGGCGAAACGGGATCCTCGTGCTGGCGCTGCTGCCGGCGGTGCAGGGTGGCGTCGGCCTCAATTTCGGGCTTCCGCTGGGGATCTGTTGCGGACTCATCGGCTGCGTGATCGCGCTCAACGCCGGGGTCGTGGGCTGGCCATGGCTCGCGGCGGCGTGCGGGATCGGCGTGTTGCTCGCGATCCCGGTGGGCCTGGCCTACGGGTGGCTGCTCAACCGCACGCGTGGCCAGGAGATGATGGTGGGCACGTACCTGGGCTTCGCGATCGTCTCGGGCATGAGCATCTTCTGGCTGGCGGCGCCCTTCACCAATCCGACCTTGGTGTGGGCGATCGGCGGCCGTGGCCTGCGCACCACGCTCACCATGAGCGGCGCGTTCGACAAGCTGCTGGATCGGCTCTGGGCGTTTCCCATCTTCGGCGTGACGGTTCCCACCGGGACGCTGCTCACGTTCGCCGCCGCCTGCGTGCTGGTCGGACTCTTCTTCCGCACGCGGATCGGGATCGCGATCTCGGCGGCCCGCAGCAATCCCCGTTTCGCGCGCGCCGCGGGGATCTCCGACGCCCGCACGCGCGTCCAGGCGACCGTGCTGTCCACGGTGCTCGCGGCGCTGGGCATCGTGGTGTTCTCCCAGTCGTACGGCTTCGTCCAGCTCTACACCGCGCCGCTCCTGATGGCGTTCCCGGCGGTGGCCTGCCTGCTGATCGGCGGCGCGTCGGTGACCCGCGCCACGCTGACTCACGTCGTGGTCGGAACCATCCTGTTCCAGTCGATCCTCACGGTGGCCCTCCCGGTCACGAGCCAGGTGGTGCAGGGCGACATCTCCGAAACGGCCCGGCTCATCATCCAGAACGGCATGATCCTCTACGCGCTCACCCGGCGCGGAGACAAGGCGTGAGCGCGACCCCGGCGAAGGATCGTGCGCCGAGCAAGCTGCTGGCCCAGGTGGCGCGTTTCGCGGTGCCGCTCCTGTTCGCGGCGCTGTGCCTGTTCGGCATCATCGCGGCGCAACTCACGCCGGAGTTCATGCTGCGCGAGATGCTGGTGCGCTTCGGACGCAACGCGGTGCTGGTGCTCTCGCTGCTGATCCCCATCCTCGCGGGATTGGGTCTCAACTTCGGCATCGTGGTCGGCGCCATGGCGGGCCAGGTCGGGGCGATCCTGGTCACGTACTTCAAGATCAAGGGGCTCGCGGCATTCGTGCTGGCTCTGGTGATCGCGACGCCGGTGGCGCTGCTCTTCGGCATCGCGACCGGCTGGCTCTTCAACCGCGCCAAGGGCCGCGAGATGGTGACGGGACTGATCGCGGGCTACTTCGCCAACGGGCTCTATCAGCTGGTGTTCCTGTTCGCGCTCGGCGCGCTGATTCCGTTCCAGGACCCGACGATGCTGCTGCCGCAGGGATTCGGGCTGCGCAATACGATCGATCTCCTGGGCATGCAGTACGCGGTGGACGACCTCATCAAGTTCTCGGTGACGCTCGAGCACTCGCCGGTCCGGGTTCCCGTGGCTTCCTTCCTCTTCATCGGGGTGTTCTGCTTCTTCAACCTCATGTTCCTCCGCACCAAGCTGGGCCAGGAGCTGCGCGCCATGGGCCAGGATCCGCACGTGGCGGCGGCGAGCGGCATCGACGTCGAGAAGAACCGGGTCATCGCGACGGTGCTCTCCACGATCTTCGCGGCCTGGGGCCAGCTCTTCTTCCTCCAGAACCTCGGCACCTTGAACACCTACAGCTCTCACGAGCAGGTGGGAATGTTCTCGATCGCGGCGCTGCTGGTTTCCGGCGCCACGGTCACGCGGGCGACGGTGGGACAGGCGCTCCTGGGCACGCTCCTGTTCCACACGCTGTTCGTGGTCTCGCCGCTGGCGGGCAAGGCGCTGGCGGGTGACGCGCAGATCGGCGAATACTTCCGCGTGTTCGTGGCCTACGCGGTGATCACGGTGGCGCTCGTGCTGCATGCGTGGCAGAAGCGGCGAACCAGCGCGTAGCTGGGCTTGTAAGTTCTTGCTCTCCCCGGGGAGAGGACCGAATTACAATCACGCTCTCCCGCGCCGCGAGATCCTATGCGATCTATCATCTGCCCATGGCCCCCCCGGTCGTCGACAATCCTCACAAGAGCCGGTTCGAGACCATGACCCCTCACGGCATCGGCGTGCTGGTCTACGAGCGCTCGGGTGGCAGGCTCAGCTTGAACCACACGGAAGTGCCCGAAGCCGACCGCGATCGTGGAATCGGCACGCGCCTGGTCGAGGCCGCGTTCCAGGAAGCCCGCGACCGGGGCTTGACCGTAGTGCCACGATGTCCTTTCGTCAGAGCCTATGTGGAGCAACATCCTGAAGTGAGCGCGTTGATCGCGAATTCCGAATGACTGACAAGCTGCACGTCTTCGAGGGGAACGGCATCCGCGTCACCTGGTCCAAGGCGCGA from the Candidatus Eisenbacteria bacterium genome contains:
- a CDS encoding sugar ABC transporter ATP-binding protein, which encodes MPEPVLELRNIAKEYYGNRVLKGVSLQVRPGTIHALVGENGAGKSTLMNVLFGMGVIRETGGYQGDVVLEGKVVRFASPDDAMQAGVGMVHQEFMLIPGFAVAENIKLNREPTRPSILSRVFGKKLEQVDRDRCGTDARKALDLVGLSVDEWAPVAGMPVGHMQFIEIAREVDKQNVRLLIFDEPTAVLTESDATQLLQVMKTLAGKGLGILFITHRLDEVMDVADDITVLRDGEVVGRLDPKRTSVAQIAELMVGRAAAIAHPGIRAGAKVGTPALEVRDFSVRMPGERVESVSFELRKGEILGLAGLAGHGKIGIANGLMGLFPARGEVKKDGRPLPLNDPRAAIQSRLAFVSEDRRGVGILPDESIELNIALTAIEAQGRFLREGPFEPFRLLDGRHVRRHAHEMIRALDIRCTGPKQHVRRLSGGNQQKVCLARAMTLEPDTLMVSEPTRGIDVGAKERVLELLRQLNRDRGLSLLVTSSELAELRSICDRIAVVYHGKIEAILAPDASDVEFGLAMSGELQSGAKP
- a CDS encoding ABC transporter permease, whose amino-acid sequence is MTETVTAATHPSPEERVPFSVAVREWVAEIGIPRLLIFLFLIALLVTAVITRMDLASLLTDSLVRAGRNGILVLALLPAVQGGVGLNFGLPLGICCGLIGCVIALNAGVVGWPWLAAACGIGVLLAIPVGLAYGWLLNRTRGQEMMVGTYLGFAIVSGMSIFWLAAPFTNPTLVWAIGGRGLRTTLTMSGAFDKLLDRLWAFPIFGVTVPTGTLLTFAAACVLVGLFFRTRIGIAISAARSNPRFARAAGISDARTRVQATVLSTVLAALGIVVFSQSYGFVQLYTAPLLMAFPAVACLLIGGASVTRATLTHVVVGTILFQSILTVALPVTSQVVQGDISETARLIIQNGMILYALTRRGDKA
- a CDS encoding ABC transporter permease, which translates into the protein MSATPAKDRAPSKLLAQVARFAVPLLFAALCLFGIIAAQLTPEFMLREMLVRFGRNAVLVLSLLIPILAGLGLNFGIVVGAMAGQVGAILVTYFKIKGLAAFVLALVIATPVALLFGIATGWLFNRAKGREMVTGLIAGYFANGLYQLVFLFALGALIPFQDPTMLLPQGFGLRNTIDLLGMQYAVDDLIKFSVTLEHSPVRVPVASFLFIGVFCFFNLMFLRTKLGQELRAMGQDPHVAAASGIDVEKNRVIATVLSTIFAAWGQLFFLQNLGTLNTYSSHEQVGMFSIAALLVSGATVTRATVGQALLGTLLFHTLFVVSPLAGKALAGDAQIGEYFRVFVAYAVITVALVLHAWQKRRTSA
- a CDS encoding GNAT family N-acetyltransferase; its protein translation is MAPPVVDNPHKSRFETMTPHGIGVLVYERSGGRLSLNHTEVPEADRDRGIGTRLVEAAFQEARDRGLTVVPRCPFVRAYVEQHPEVSALIANSE